A single region of the Candidatus Poribacteria bacterium genome encodes:
- a CDS encoding STAS domain-containing protein: MDVNVETRNGVIVLKLGGRIVGIAGGELRQVIEEQLEDASESPRFLFDFADVSRMDSSGLGTLIGLHVSVARQGGRIGVINVSNSINNLLVIGRLITIFEHFDSEGEALAALQG; this comes from the coding sequence TGAAACTAGAAATGGTGTTATCGTCTTGAAACTCGGCGGAAGAATCGTGGGTATTGCGGGTGGTGAACTCAGACAGGTAATTGAAGAGCAACTAGAAGACGCTTCCGAATCCCCAAGATTTCTGTTTGATTTTGCCGATGTGTCTCGGATGGATAGTTCGGGGCTAGGGACACTGATAGGACTGCATGTGTCCGTTGCGCGCCAGGGCGGGCGAATCGGTGTGATCAATGTTAGTAATAGTATCAACAATCTCCTCGTGATCGGGAGGTTAATTACTATCTTTGAACATTTCGACAGCGAAGGTGAAGCTCTCGCCGCACTACAGGGATAG